Within the Zea mays cultivar B73 chromosome 10, Zm-B73-REFERENCE-NAM-5.0, whole genome shotgun sequence genome, the region CTTTTCAAGTTCCGCGCAAACTAACAAGTAACAGCCGAATTATGTGATAGTGATTTTACTGGTAGGCAGGCGAATCCCTTCCCCCTATGCAAATAACAGGGGCTTCCCGGCCGCCGCCTCCGGTCTCGCCGTTACAAGCGGCCGCGCTCGCACCAGCCTTCTCGGCGTCGAGCCGAGCGCCGACGGCGTCAGCCGTGCCCTGCTGGACGCCTGCTTATTGGCGGTCGTCACGGAGGGAGGGCCGCGGCGCGCGTCCTCGAGGCCGACGCCGCAGCTCCACGACGTCTTGAGCCGCTTCGCCGGCGGCTTGGGCAGGTCATCGATGCCGCCCACCGCCGCCAGCGACGCGAACGACTGCGACTTGCCGGCGAAGAACTTGGACAGGCCCCTCCTGCACACCCAAACAAAGCAGCTGTGGCGTCAGATCACCGAACCACCGTACCCCCGCCAAGACCAGATCTTTGTGAGCCGGAAAGGACGCGGCAGCAAtgcccggccggccggccggcgcgTGCGTGCATGCGTGCGTACGTAGGTAACGTACTTGATCGGGAGGTGCGTCATGAGGGAGGCCATCTCGAAGTGGCAGGTGGACCCGGACGAGCTGGCGTCGTCGGCGAGGTCCACCccgtccgacgacgaggacgtggAACGCGCCGCGGACGACTCGGACGGGCAGCCGATGTCCTCCTCCTGCTCCTTGGCGCGCGCGAACAGGACGTAGGCCTCCATTGCCCCCAACTCCCAAGCAGATCACGCGgaagaacgaacgaacaaacgatGTAAGTGGAACGATGAAGTACGATGCTCTATTGCGGGGCTGCAGGACGACGAAGACGAAGGCATGAGGAGGGAATGGAGGAAGGAAG harbors:
- the LOC103641918 gene encoding uncharacterized protein, encoding MEAYVLFARAKEQEEDIGCPSESSAARSTSSSSDGVDLADDASSSGSTCHFEMASLMTHLPIKRGLSKFFAGKSQSFASLAAVGGIDDLPKPPAKRLKTSWSCGVGLEDARRGPPSVTTANKQASSRARLTPSALGSTPRRLVRARPLVTARPEAAAGKPLLFA